Proteins encoded by one window of Candidatus Paceibacterota bacterium:
- a CDS encoding DEAD/DEAH box helicase, translated as MYTRNIKSGAGEGAKKPFSKSRPSSFKKEGSYSSRPASSFRSGSSSSTSRPTSSFKSGSSSSHSRPTSSFRSGGSSSRFSTGGYSRSRSGSSRSQSKGSGMRGERIDFSRFINKAVVVAEKIEHFKPEHQFADFNIEQELKEAIIKKGYILPTPIQDRAIPHILSGSDIVGIANTGTGKTAAFLIPLINKVRLDPKNNILIVVPTRELAIQIDEELKEFTRGIRTGTKIFSVCCVGGASIGKQISELRYKNNFIIGTPGRLKDLIERAKIKLSDFSTIVLDEADRMLDMGFVNDMRFVMAGMPKEHHTLFFSATISPEIEKLIHEFLHEPVRISVKTGDTSKNVDQDVVRVNISNKVDTLHDLLNQKEFVKVLIFGRTKHGVEKLSNVLVERGFKAESIHGDKNHARRQRSLGMFKDNRVQVLVATDVAARGLDIPDVSHVINYDIPATYDDYVHRIGRTGRGGKKGKALTFIEHK; from the coding sequence ATGTATACAAGAAATATTAAATCTGGAGCTGGAGAGGGTGCTAAAAAACCTTTTTCTAAATCAAGACCATCATCTTTTAAAAAAGAGGGGTCTTATTCATCACGACCCGCGTCTTCGTTTAGAAGTGGCAGTTCTTCGTCGACATCACGACCAACGTCATCATTTAAGAGCGGTAGCTCTTCATCACACTCACGACCAACATCTTCTTTTAGAAGTGGCGGCAGTTCATCACGTTTTAGTACGGGAGGGTATAGTAGAAGTAGAAGTGGAAGCTCACGCAGTCAGTCAAAAGGAAGTGGAATGCGAGGCGAGAGAATTGATTTCTCAAGATTCATAAACAAGGCCGTTGTTGTTGCTGAAAAAATTGAGCACTTCAAGCCAGAACATCAATTTGCTGATTTTAATATTGAACAAGAGCTAAAAGAGGCAATCATAAAAAAGGGCTATATCTTACCAACTCCAATTCAAGACAGGGCTATTCCGCACATTCTTTCAGGTTCTGATATTGTTGGTATTGCTAACACTGGTACAGGAAAGACTGCAGCTTTTCTTATTCCTCTTATAAACAAAGTTCGCCTTGATCCTAAGAATAATATTTTAATTGTTGTTCCAACTCGCGAATTGGCAATTCAAATTGATGAGGAGCTAAAAGAATTTACTCGTGGAATAAGGACCGGTACAAAGATTTTTTCTGTGTGCTGTGTCGGGGGAGCAAGTATTGGAAAACAAATTTCTGAACTCCGTTATAAAAATAATTTTATTATTGGAACCCCAGGACGTTTAAAAGATTTGATTGAGCGAGCAAAAATTAAGCTTTCTGATTTTAGCACCATCGTTCTTGATGAAGCAGACAGAATGCTTGATATGGGATTCGTGAATGATATGCGTTTTGTTATGGCGGGAATGCCAAAAGAGCATCACACTCTATTTTTCTCGGCAACAATTTCACCAGAAATTGAAAAACTAATTCATGAGTTTTTACACGAACCAGTCCGTATTTCCGTTAAGACAGGAGATACTTCAAAAAATGTGGATCAGGATGTGGTAAGGGTTAATATTTCCAATAAGGTTGATACTCTCCATGACCTTTTGAATCAAAAGGAGTTTGTTAAGGTTCTTATTTTTGGGCGAACAAAACATGGCGTTGAGAAGTTATCAAATGTACTAGTTGAACGCGGATTTAAGGCGGAGTCAATTCACGGTGACAAAAACCATGCTCGCAGACAGCGTTCGCTTGGAATGTTTAAAGACAATCGTGTACAAGTCTTGGTTGCAACCGACGTGGCTGCTCGTGGGCTTGATATTCCAGACGTTTCTCATGTCATCAATTATGATATCCCTGCGACTTACGATGATTACGTGCATCGCATAGGCCGAACTGGTCGTGGGGGCAAGAAAGGTAAAGCATTAACATTTATTGAACATAAATAA
- a CDS encoding HD domain-containing protein gives MQYTQKIKESIRVAIRVHELDQKQKRKGKDVPYVIHPLVVGLILSRISKDEDVVVAGILHDTVEDSVDTKKVTVGMIKKRFGEEVSKMVDDVTEKNRHVPWLERKKQNVKKIATLPKNSLLIKAADTVANCTELISDFRREGDDTFRRFNVPKENLIEHYVEIIEAIKKAWPNHPLRSDLDYHLSELRAMY, from the coding sequence ATGCAATATACTCAAAAAATCAAAGAATCTATCCGCGTTGCTATTCGAGTCCACGAGCTTGACCAAAAACAGAAACGAAAAGGAAAAGATGTCCCTTACGTAATCCACCCGCTTGTTGTTGGGCTTATCCTCTCTCGTATTTCAAAAGACGAAGACGTTGTTGTTGCTGGAATATTGCACGATACCGTTGAGGACAGTGTTGATACCAAGAAAGTCACGGTGGGGATGATTAAAAAACGCTTTGGAGAAGAAGTTTCTAAGATGGTTGATGATGTAACCGAAAAAAATAGACATGTTCCTTGGCTTGAGCGCAAAAAACAAAATGTGAAAAAAATAGCCACTCTCCCAAAGAACTCCCTGCTTATAAAAGCGGCTGACACTGTGGCAAACTGCACAGAACTTATCTCAGATTTTCGCCGAGAAGGGGACGACACCTTCCGCAGATTTAATGTTCCAAAAGAGAATCTTATTGAGCATTATGTTGAGATTATTGAGGCAATAAAGAAGGCTTGGCCAAATCATCCACTACGAAGTGACCTCGATTATCATCTATCAGAGCTAAGAGCAATGTATTAA